One window of Marinomonas primoryensis genomic DNA carries:
- the kdsA gene encoding 3-deoxy-8-phosphooctulonate synthase, giving the protein MTQQPKTSKIIKIGSKIEVANHLPFVLFSGVNVLESRDLAMRVAEEHVKVTEALGIPYVFKGSFDKANRSSINSFRGPGLEEGLKILQEIKDTFGVPVITDVHEEHQCAPVAEVADVIQLPAFLSRQTDLVVAMAQTGAVINIKKAQFLAPHEMKHILTKCEEAGNSNLMLCERGTMMGYNNLVVDMLGFGEMKQMGYPVMFDVTHSLQRPGGRSDSADGRRAQVTELARAGMSLGLSSLFLETHPDPDSAKCDGPCALPLGKLAPFLKQMKQLDELVKTFEVLDTSV; this is encoded by the coding sequence ATGACGCAACAGCCTAAAACATCAAAAATCATTAAAATTGGCAGCAAAATCGAAGTCGCCAATCACCTTCCGTTTGTCTTGTTCAGTGGCGTTAACGTCTTGGAGTCTCGCGACTTGGCGATGCGTGTGGCTGAAGAGCATGTAAAAGTGACGGAAGCACTTGGCATTCCTTATGTCTTTAAAGGCTCTTTTGATAAAGCGAACCGTTCCTCTATCAATTCTTTTCGTGGCCCAGGCCTGGAAGAAGGCTTGAAAATTCTACAAGAAATCAAAGACACATTCGGTGTGCCAGTAATTACTGACGTTCATGAAGAGCATCAATGTGCGCCCGTCGCAGAAGTCGCGGATGTGATTCAATTGCCTGCGTTCTTGTCTCGCCAAACCGATCTAGTCGTCGCGATGGCACAAACGGGCGCAGTGATTAACATCAAAAAAGCACAGTTTTTAGCACCGCATGAAATGAAACATATTTTGACAAAATGCGAAGAAGCAGGTAACAGCAATTTAATGCTGTGTGAACGCGGTACCATGATGGGCTACAACAACTTGGTTGTGGATATGCTTGGTTTTGGTGAAATGAAGCAGATGGGCTACCCCGTTATGTTTGATGTAACACACTCTTTACAACGTCCGGGAGGTCGCTCAGATTCTGCCGACGGTCGTCGCGCACAGGTTACAGAATTGGCTCGTGCTGGTATGTCACTTGGTTTGTCCAGTTTATTTTTAGAAACGCACCCTGATCCAGACAGTGCAAAATGTGACGGCCCGTGTGCGTTGCCTTTGGGGAAATTAGCGCCATTCTTGAAGCAAATGAAGCAGCTTGATGAGCTGGTTAAAACCTTTGAAGTATTGGATACGAGTGTGTAA
- a CDS encoding KpsF/GutQ family sugar-phosphate isomerase has translation MSDPSITSVHSDVLIESARRTLSTQAQALANLANNVTEEFAKAVRMILESKGRTIICGMGKSGLIGKKIAATLASTGTPSFFLHPGEAFHGDLGMIQAQDTLILISYSGETEELMRLLPSLKNFGNPSIALVGNIESTLAKHCDCVLDISVDRETCPNNLAPTTSTTMTAAMGDALAVALMECRNFKPQDFARFHPGGSLGRKLLTRVKDLMHKDDLPVCTPETTLKDAISVMTHGRMGVVLIQEAEKLLGIFTDGDLRRAMLKESEGMIHKTMAVLMTSNPKTINENVMIVQAEEQMLRDKITLLVVVGDSQNVSGILEIYDR, from the coding sequence ATGAGCGATCCATCCATTACAAGTGTTCACTCCGATGTTCTTATTGAGAGTGCTCGACGTACTTTATCTACACAAGCTCAAGCTCTTGCCAACTTAGCCAATAATGTCACGGAAGAGTTCGCCAAAGCGGTTCGCATGATTCTTGAGAGCAAAGGCCGCACGATCATTTGTGGTATGGGGAAATCAGGGTTGATCGGAAAAAAGATCGCCGCGACCTTAGCATCTACAGGCACACCTAGCTTCTTTCTTCATCCCGGTGAAGCCTTCCATGGCGATCTAGGAATGATTCAAGCACAAGATACGCTTATTCTGATTAGCTACTCGGGTGAAACCGAAGAGTTAATGCGCCTGCTTCCTTCTCTCAAAAATTTTGGAAATCCGAGCATCGCGTTGGTTGGCAATATCGAATCTACTTTAGCCAAACATTGTGATTGTGTGCTGGATATTTCAGTGGACAGAGAAACCTGTCCGAATAACCTTGCTCCGACAACGTCAACCACTATGACCGCCGCAATGGGCGATGCTTTAGCGGTTGCCTTGATGGAGTGTCGAAACTTTAAACCACAAGACTTTGCTCGCTTCCATCCTGGCGGCAGTTTAGGGCGCAAGCTCTTAACGCGTGTTAAAGACTTAATGCACAAAGACGACCTTCCTGTTTGTACACCTGAGACCACGCTTAAAGACGCTATTTCTGTGATGACCCATGGCAGAATGGGCGTTGTCTTGATCCAAGAGGCAGAGAAGTTGCTGGGTATCTTTACTGATGGGGATTTACGCCGCGCGATGCTAAAAGAAAGCGAAGGCATGATACATAAAACCATGGCGGTTTTGATGACATCTAACCCTAAAACCATCAACGAAAATGTGATGATAGTGCAGGCTGAAGAGCAAATGCTGCGTGATAAAATCACCTTGTTAGTGGTGGTCGGTGACAGTCAAAACGTATCGGGTATTTTAGAAATTTACGATCGATAA
- the znuA gene encoding zinc ABC transporter substrate-binding protein ZnuA — protein sequence MNKFLFALGVSALSPLVLAKPTIVTSIKPVSMVVAAIAGDHAEIQQIVSSTASPHDFAMRPSDLRKISNADTVVWVGESLERFLEKPLKNAGKEQSSIEWLALEGMSLHNFAEEAHDDEGEGHEEHEEHEEHEGHNHDGVDPHVWLSPDNARVLAKAVAARLVSLDAENATYYEGNLATFEKGLTAKDAEIRQALSKVSTVPYIVFHDGYSYFEQHYGLSHSGEITVSPERKPGAKKVAEIRREIEEHKVQCVFSEPQFSPAIVEILLEGSSVKTAPLDPLGGNVAMGKNAYFSFLDNLSGQFLSCLG from the coding sequence ATGAATAAGTTTTTGTTTGCGTTGGGCGTATCGGCTCTATCTCCTTTGGTTTTAGCTAAGCCTACAATTGTTACTAGTATCAAGCCTGTCTCTATGGTGGTTGCCGCTATTGCGGGGGATCATGCCGAAATACAGCAAATTGTATCCAGTACCGCATCGCCTCATGACTTTGCTATGCGTCCTTCGGACCTGAGAAAAATCAGCAATGCAGACACTGTTGTTTGGGTTGGCGAATCGTTAGAGCGTTTTTTGGAAAAGCCGCTTAAAAATGCTGGTAAAGAACAGTCGTCTATTGAATGGCTTGCTCTAGAAGGTATGTCGCTTCATAACTTTGCCGAAGAAGCTCATGACGACGAGGGTGAAGGTCATGAAGAACATGAAGAACATGAAGAACATGAAGGTCATAATCATGATGGTGTCGACCCGCATGTTTGGTTGTCGCCAGATAATGCTAGAGTACTGGCAAAAGCAGTCGCTGCGCGCTTAGTGTCGTTAGATGCCGAAAATGCCACTTATTATGAAGGTAATTTAGCGACCTTTGAAAAAGGACTTACTGCTAAGGATGCTGAAATTCGTCAAGCCTTGAGTAAGGTAAGCACGGTTCCTTATATTGTTTTCCACGATGGTTACAGCTATTTTGAGCAGCATTATGGTTTGAGTCACTCTGGTGAAATTACCGTCAGTCCTGAGCGTAAGCCTGGGGCGAAAAAAGTGGCTGAAATTCGCCGTGAAATTGAAGAGCATAAAGTTCAGTGTGTATTCAGTGAGCCGCAATTTAGCCCAGCGATTGTTGAAATTTTATTGGAAGGCTCCAGTGTTAAAACGGCACCACTAGATCCATTAGGAGGCAACGTGGCAATGGGTAAAAACGCTTATTTTTCATTTTTAGACAATTTGAGTGGTCAGTTCCTTAGCTGCTTAGGTTAA
- the astE gene encoding succinylglutamate desuccinylase, whose protein sequence is MTILNNDFLAVTLANQDGLTPFQFVFPSGTGFVENTGVLRLEPTQETSISLILSVGIHGNETGPIELVNQLVTSILEGRISLSVRLLVLIGNPVAANQAIRFCDVNLNRLFSGAWQNYDGFEAQRAQRLEKAVGDFYSMANNETTQTRLHYDLHTAIRGSMHEKFVVYPFVEDAIYNQQQLAFLAASGIEAVLLSHQSTTTFSYYSYAVHGAHAFTVELGKVHRFGENDLSAFADLEKSLVLLLEEGTLAQASLSDIHIFTVLDSLVKDDESYELSIESDVKNFTQFEQGYRLAYSEKSEYIVQKTGDAIVFPNTNLPVGQRAGLMVRPIPLEGLQLD, encoded by the coding sequence ATGACCATTTTGAACAATGATTTTTTGGCCGTAACACTGGCAAACCAAGATGGGCTTACGCCGTTCCAGTTTGTATTTCCATCAGGAACCGGTTTTGTTGAAAATACGGGTGTTTTAAGGCTTGAGCCGACACAAGAAACGTCTATTAGTCTGATTCTGTCGGTTGGGATTCATGGTAATGAGACAGGCCCGATTGAGTTAGTGAATCAGTTGGTGACCTCTATTCTAGAAGGGCGGATTTCATTGTCGGTTCGTTTGCTGGTTCTTATTGGTAACCCCGTAGCTGCGAACCAAGCAATACGTTTTTGCGATGTAAATTTAAACCGCTTATTTAGTGGCGCGTGGCAAAACTATGACGGGTTTGAGGCGCAAAGAGCACAACGCCTTGAAAAAGCTGTTGGTGATTTTTATTCAATGGCCAACAATGAAACGACACAAACGAGATTGCACTACGATCTGCATACTGCGATTCGTGGATCGATGCATGAAAAGTTTGTCGTTTATCCGTTTGTAGAGGACGCCATTTATAATCAGCAGCAGTTGGCTTTTTTAGCCGCCAGCGGCATTGAGGCAGTGTTATTATCACATCAGTCGACAACCACTTTCTCTTATTACAGCTATGCGGTGCATGGTGCTCATGCTTTTACAGTGGAGCTGGGTAAGGTTCATCGTTTTGGCGAGAACGACTTATCGGCTTTTGCTGACCTAGAAAAAAGTCTAGTGTTGTTGTTAGAAGAGGGTACGTTAGCGCAAGCGTCGCTGTCTGATATTCATATATTTACTGTGTTAGATAGCCTAGTAAAAGACGATGAAAGTTATGAACTTTCCATTGAAAGTGATGTAAAAAACTTCACGCAGTTCGAGCAAGGTTATCGCTTGGCGTATTCTGAAAAAAGTGAGTATATCGTTCAGAAAACAGGCGATGCGATTGTATTTCCAAATACTAACTTGCCTGTTGGCCAGCGAGCTGGCCTGATGGTTCGGCCTATTCCTTTAGAAGGGTTACAGCTCGATTAA
- a CDS encoding NUDIX hydrolase has translation MPENDEVIILVDKHNTIIGDVPRRLMNFGRDYHRVTYILVFDKKGNLLIQKRTDDKAFCPGYYGITTGGVVERGETYIDSAHRELQEELGFDAPLESQGVFLTEGEGFKIWGKIYTCYYDPAIQGELTLQPKEVASIHEMSIESILENAHDLTFTPDSLDALRHYTNKLTQPQPNDPL, from the coding sequence ATGCCCGAAAATGACGAAGTCATTATCTTAGTCGATAAACACAATACAATAATTGGCGATGTGCCACGACGCTTAATGAACTTTGGCAGAGATTACCACCGTGTTACTTACATTTTGGTGTTTGATAAAAAAGGCAATTTATTGATTCAAAAAAGGACCGATGACAAAGCTTTTTGTCCCGGCTACTACGGCATAACCACTGGTGGTGTGGTTGAAAGAGGCGAAACCTATATCGACTCGGCACACAGAGAGCTACAAGAGGAATTAGGCTTTGATGCACCTTTAGAAAGCCAAGGCGTATTCCTTACCGAAGGCGAAGGGTTTAAAATTTGGGGGAAAATCTACACCTGCTATTATGACCCCGCCATTCAAGGCGAATTGACGTTACAACCAAAGGAAGTGGCTTCGATCCATGAAATGAGCATAGAGAGTATTCTAGAAAACGCGCATGACCTTACATTTACACCCGATTCATTGGACGCGTTACGCCATTACACCAACAAGCTTACTCAACCCCAGCCTAATGATCCGCTTTAG
- a CDS encoding DUF2927 domain-containing protein, with product MTLHLHPIHWTRYAITPTSLLNPSLMIRFSLWLFAFFIASHAISQERWQSDAYIQDSFIKIALEREYKETKHPKLIRWTKPIKLFFESDSGDASLQKELLSVHAQHLAYITGLSIDFTDDPKKANIFVIFTDYDNMENKVKQYIGDPEKIRAALNEAICLGNFSRNSRYEITKGTIIIPVDYARRKARFLDCIVEEITQLLGLPNDSNDVFPSVFNDVSIDTYISPLDYLLLKALYSSQLKPGMNVKQTKAAFPNVLKELHANKDIENAVERVQKYSLKVYLGD from the coding sequence ATGACCTTACATTTACACCCGATTCATTGGACGCGTTACGCCATTACACCAACAAGCTTACTCAACCCCAGCCTAATGATCCGCTTTAGTCTTTGGCTTTTTGCCTTTTTCATAGCGTCGCACGCCATCAGTCAAGAGCGCTGGCAAAGCGATGCTTACATCCAAGACAGTTTTATTAAAATTGCCTTGGAGCGCGAATACAAGGAAACCAAGCACCCAAAACTAATACGTTGGACCAAACCCATCAAACTTTTTTTTGAAAGCGACAGTGGCGATGCCAGCTTGCAAAAAGAATTATTAAGCGTACACGCTCAACATCTTGCTTATATCACCGGCCTTTCCATCGATTTCACCGACGATCCAAAAAAAGCCAATATTTTTGTTATTTTCACTGACTATGACAATATGGAGAATAAGGTTAAGCAATACATTGGCGATCCAGAAAAAATTCGTGCGGCGCTCAATGAAGCCATTTGCTTAGGTAATTTCAGCCGTAATAGTCGCTATGAAATCACCAAAGGTACGATTATCATTCCAGTAGATTATGCGCGCAGAAAAGCACGTTTTTTGGATTGTATTGTGGAAGAAATCACCCAGTTATTGGGTCTACCTAACGATTCTAACGATGTTTTTCCCTCTGTTTTTAATGATGTAAGCATCGATACCTACATTAGCCCCCTAGATTATTTACTGCTTAAAGCCCTGTACTCCTCTCAACTCAAACCGGGTATGAATGTAAAACAAACCAAAGCGGCCTTTCCGAACGTATTAAAAGAACTACATGCGAATAAAGACATAGAAAATGCCGTAGAGCGGGTACAAAAATATAGCCTAAAGGTTTACCTAGGTGACTGA
- the hemE gene encoding uroporphyrinogen decarboxylase: MFPELKNDRFLRALLKQPVDTTPVWMMRQAGRYLPEYRASRATAGDFLSLCKNDSFACEVTLQPLKRYELDAAILFSDILTIPDAMGLGLYFETGEGPKFKHTIRNKADVDALPVTTASDLDYVMKAVTTIRHALNGDVPLIGFSGSPWTLATYMIEGGSSKDFRHIKAMMYQSPETLHALLDKLAKSVTAYLNGQILAGAQALQIFDTWGGILSGPMYQQFSLLYMKQIMDGLIRVHEGKKIPVIMFTKNGGQWLENMAATGPDAIGLDWTTDIAEARARVGHDVALQGNIDPCVLYAGKDVIEREVENVLSGFGSGSGHVFNLGHGIHQFVNPDHPKYLIDAVHNLGRKYHEPKFDDLDALNGL, translated from the coding sequence ATGTTTCCTGAGCTTAAAAATGATCGCTTTTTGCGCGCATTACTCAAACAACCTGTCGATACTACCCCTGTATGGATGATGAGGCAGGCAGGACGTTACTTGCCAGAATACCGTGCAAGCCGAGCCACAGCTGGTGACTTTCTAAGTCTTTGTAAAAACGATTCGTTTGCTTGTGAAGTTACTTTGCAACCGTTAAAACGCTATGAGCTAGATGCCGCTATTTTGTTTTCAGACATACTGACTATTCCAGACGCAATGGGATTAGGTTTGTATTTTGAAACAGGCGAAGGCCCTAAATTTAAACACACTATTCGTAATAAAGCGGACGTTGACGCCTTGCCCGTCACAACAGCAAGCGATTTAGATTACGTGATGAAAGCCGTTACCACGATTCGCCACGCATTAAACGGTGATGTACCACTGATCGGCTTTTCAGGAAGCCCTTGGACACTCGCAACCTACATGATCGAAGGCGGTTCCAGCAAAGATTTTCGTCATATCAAAGCCATGATGTACCAGTCTCCTGAAACTTTGCATGCTTTATTAGACAAACTGGCAAAATCTGTTACGGCCTATCTTAATGGTCAAATTTTAGCCGGTGCTCAGGCGTTACAAATTTTTGATACATGGGGTGGAATATTAAGCGGTCCAATGTACCAGCAGTTCTCTTTACTTTACATGAAGCAAATTATGGACGGCCTTATTCGCGTTCATGAAGGGAAAAAAATCCCCGTGATTATGTTTACTAAAAACGGTGGGCAATGGTTAGAAAACATGGCGGCAACAGGGCCTGATGCCATTGGCTTAGACTGGACAACAGACATTGCAGAAGCGAGAGCGCGTGTTGGTCATGATGTCGCTCTACAGGGCAACATCGACCCTTGTGTGCTGTATGCAGGCAAAGATGTTATAGAGCGAGAAGTCGAAAATGTGTTATCAGGTTTCGGCAGTGGCAGTGGTCATGTATTTAACCTTGGCCATGGTATTCACCAGTTCGTCAACCCTGACCACCCAAAATATTTAATCGATGCCGTTCACAACCTCGGACGAAAATACCACGAGCCTAAGTTTGATGATTTAGACGCTCTAAATGGCCTTTAA
- a CDS encoding P-II family nitrogen regulator — MKLITAIVKPFKLDEVREALSEMGINGITVTEVKGFGRQRGHTELYRGAEYVVDFLPKVKLELAVETDQVERAIEAIQHSANTGKIGDGKIFVTALEQIIRIRTGETGAEAI; from the coding sequence ATGAAATTAATTACGGCCATTGTTAAGCCTTTTAAACTTGATGAGGTGCGTGAAGCACTGTCTGAAATGGGGATTAATGGCATTACCGTCACAGAAGTGAAGGGCTTTGGACGCCAACGAGGCCATACAGAACTTTACCGTGGCGCTGAATATGTAGTCGACTTTCTACCAAAAGTAAAACTAGAGCTTGCCGTAGAAACAGACCAAGTAGAGCGTGCTATTGAAGCTATTCAGCACAGTGCAAATACGGGAAAAATTGGTGATGGCAAAATTTTTGTGACTGCTTTAGAGCAAATCATTCGAATTCGTACCGGTGAAACGGGCGCCGAAGCGATTTAA
- a CDS encoding IS4 family transposase has product MQQLLLSIDELHSFSDHSTFTQNIPVEWIESALTLSSKASIRRRRLPEDQVLWLVLGMALFRDEAIEEVARRLNICSEGLASEQLLAKSGVSQARQRLGSDPMQWLFQRTGEHWANERFAQDDWQGLQVFAIDGVVFRTPDTPELREHFGSASNTTVKQSAYPLLRCVALMNTHSHIILDTQIGRYRKAETPLAEAMLDKIPDRSITLLDRNFWSANLMHTLMNGGNKRHWLIPKRSNTVYEVIEEYGDGDALWRMKVSPQARKKNPSLPEYWDARAITYDVQGKAKTVLTSLPISNYPADKIAQLYHQRWEIELGFRDIKSSMLNNAITLRSKKVDLIYQEMWGMLLAYNIVRREASHAAASHGQRASDVRFKMAFTFIASNLIVMAAAKPESKTGMRLKELRSGVCNLFLERKKARPNRPRVVKQSKTRYPVSRNAVPLK; this is encoded by the coding sequence ATTCAGCAGTTACTTCTTAGCATCGATGAACTTCATTCATTCTCAGATCACTCGACCTTCACCCAGAATATTCCTGTTGAATGGATCGAGTCTGCATTAACCCTTTCTTCAAAAGCGAGCATCAGACGACGACGTCTACCTGAAGATCAAGTTCTTTGGCTAGTGTTAGGTATGGCTCTTTTTCGGGATGAAGCGATCGAAGAAGTGGCGAGACGCTTAAATATTTGTTCGGAAGGATTAGCGTCGGAGCAGCTCCTTGCCAAAAGTGGCGTATCTCAAGCGAGGCAGCGCCTTGGTTCTGATCCTATGCAGTGGCTTTTTCAGCGTACAGGTGAACATTGGGCCAATGAGCGATTTGCTCAGGATGATTGGCAAGGGCTGCAAGTATTCGCAATAGATGGTGTCGTTTTTCGCACCCCGGACACACCAGAGTTACGAGAACACTTCGGTAGCGCTAGCAATACAACCGTCAAGCAAAGCGCCTATCCGTTATTGCGTTGTGTCGCTCTGATGAATACGCATTCTCACATTATTCTAGATACTCAGATTGGACGTTATCGAAAAGCTGAAACGCCATTAGCTGAAGCTATGTTAGATAAAATTCCTGATCGCAGTATCACACTCCTAGATCGAAATTTTTGGAGTGCTAATCTCATGCATACCTTGATGAACGGAGGGAATAAACGACACTGGTTAATCCCAAAACGCAGCAATACTGTGTATGAGGTCATTGAAGAATACGGAGACGGTGATGCGTTATGGCGTATGAAAGTCTCCCCACAAGCACGCAAAAAGAACCCCAGTCTGCCTGAATACTGGGATGCACGAGCCATAACCTATGACGTTCAAGGTAAAGCTAAGACGGTACTGACATCACTTCCTATCAGTAACTATCCTGCTGACAAGATTGCTCAGTTGTATCATCAGCGATGGGAAATTGAACTGGGATTTCGTGACATCAAATCTTCCATGCTTAACAACGCCATTACGTTGCGCAGTAAGAAAGTCGATTTAATCTATCAAGAAATGTGGGGGATGCTACTGGCATACAACATCGTGCGTCGAGAGGCGAGTCATGCGGCGGCATCACATGGTCAACGAGCGAGCGATGTGCGTTTTAAAATGGCGTTTACTTTTATTGCTTCCAACTTGATCGTGATGGCAGCGGCTAAGCCAGAATCGAAGACAGGAATGCGCCTTAAGGAGCTAAGGTCTGGGGTGTGTAATTTGTTTTTGGAGAGAAAGAAAGCGAGGCCTAATCGGCCTCGCGTGGTGAAGCAATCAAAGACGAGATATCCGGTATCTCGTAATGCTGTTCCGCTTAAGTGA
- a CDS encoding ABC transporter permease, which yields MDFSVVVEYFPRLLEGAWVSLQLVLLSIVLGGVFALPIALARISPVAWIRAIPFAYIFFFRGTPLLVQIFLVYYGASQFDAVRESIFWPILKEPFWCAIIAFTLNTSAYTAEIFRGAIQAIPQGEVEACKVVGMSKVQMYRRILLPRAFGIVLPAYGNEIILMLKGSALASTITILDLTGMARTIIARTYTPMEIFLAAGGIYLVISIVIIAIFRQIELRQNRYLGTLSIKVPDKG from the coding sequence ATGGATTTTTCAGTTGTTGTTGAATATTTTCCTCGCTTATTAGAAGGTGCTTGGGTCAGTCTTCAGTTAGTGCTTTTATCCATTGTATTGGGTGGGGTGTTTGCATTACCTATCGCGCTGGCAAGGATTTCGCCTGTTGCTTGGATTAGAGCGATTCCGTTTGCGTATATCTTTTTCTTTCGTGGAACACCTCTGCTTGTGCAGATATTTTTGGTGTATTACGGTGCGTCGCAATTCGATGCGGTGCGAGAGAGTATATTTTGGCCAATACTTAAAGAGCCGTTTTGGTGTGCCATTATTGCGTTTACTCTAAATACCTCGGCTTACACGGCTGAGATTTTTCGTGGCGCCATTCAGGCTATCCCTCAAGGGGAAGTTGAAGCATGTAAAGTCGTTGGTATGTCAAAAGTTCAGATGTATCGTCGTATCTTACTGCCTCGTGCATTTGGAATTGTCTTACCAGCGTATGGTAACGAGATTATTCTGATGCTTAAAGGCAGCGCATTAGCCAGTACGATCACTATTTTGGATCTAACTGGTATGGCAAGAACTATCATTGCGAGAACCTATACTCCGATGGAAATTTTCTTGGCAGCAGGGGGTATTTACTTGGTGATTAGTATTGTGATTATTGCTATTTTCCGTCAAATCGAATTGCGCCAAAATCGTTATTTGGGCACCTTATCAATTAAGGTACCAGACAAGGGGTGA
- a CDS encoding ABC transporter permease — translation MIDLHGFGDQLLQGAVITLELALSSLFVGLILGLLGASAKLSSIKAIRWIAHTYTTIIRGIPELLTVLIIYFGATSVLMAIAGLFGYDEYIEVGAFAAGVTALGLTFGAYATEVFRGALQSIPKGQHEAATALGMGTIRKFYRIILPQVWRIALPGLGNLFLVLLKDTALVSVVGLEDIMRKANIAVSSTKQAFLFYLVAAFMYLALTIISMVFVSYMEKRASRGLTRG, via the coding sequence ATGATTGATCTTCATGGATTCGGTGATCAGCTGCTGCAAGGTGCTGTTATTACCTTAGAGCTAGCGCTGTCTTCACTGTTTGTTGGTTTGATTCTGGGATTATTAGGCGCGTCTGCCAAATTGTCTTCTATCAAAGCCATTCGATGGATTGCTCATACTTATACCACCATCATTCGTGGTATTCCTGAGCTACTAACAGTTCTTATCATTTACTTTGGTGCAACCAGTGTATTGATGGCGATAGCTGGTTTATTTGGGTACGACGAATATATTGAGGTTGGAGCATTTGCAGCTGGCGTTACGGCGCTCGGTTTGACTTTTGGTGCTTATGCAACAGAGGTATTTCGAGGTGCTCTACAGTCCATTCCTAAGGGGCAGCATGAAGCGGCAACCGCTTTAGGGATGGGAACCATTCGAAAGTTCTACCGTATTATTTTGCCGCAGGTTTGGCGAATTGCTTTACCTGGGCTTGGGAATTTATTTCTGGTTTTACTGAAAGATACCGCGTTGGTGTCTGTTGTTGGGTTAGAGGATATAATGCGTAAAGCCAATATCGCTGTGAGCAGTACCAAACAGGCATTTTTGTTTTATTTGGTGGCTGCATTTATGTATTTGGCTTTAACTATTATCTCTATGGTGTTCGTTTCCTATATGGAAAAACGCGCAAGCCGTGGTTTAACGAGGGGATAA
- a CDS encoding transporter substrate-binding domain-containing protein has translation MKLKKMVLGSALLLTAALSSVSLQAAEKVRFVTEGAWAPFNFIDSSGQPQGFDVDIARALCAKMSADCEIGTQDWDGLIPGLKVRKFDAIIASMSITEERLKVVDFTNKYYSGGLRFMGRVGEKFDLANLEGKTIGAQRATLGAQFLEDNFTDKADLKFYDNQDNVYLDLESGRLDIVLSDELPTYNWLKTSKDGAKFEFKGEAFMKTDNIAIAIRKDDKKLKEQLNKALDAILADGTYQKINAKYFPFSIY, from the coding sequence ATGAAATTGAAAAAAATGGTTTTAGGGTCAGCGTTGTTGCTAACAGCGGCATTGTCATCAGTATCACTACAAGCGGCAGAAAAAGTTCGTTTTGTGACTGAAGGTGCTTGGGCGCCATTTAACTTTATTGACTCATCAGGACAGCCGCAGGGATTTGATGTTGATATTGCTCGCGCTCTTTGTGCCAAAATGTCAGCGGATTGTGAGATTGGTACGCAAGATTGGGATGGTTTGATTCCAGGTTTGAAAGTGCGTAAATTTGATGCAATTATTGCGTCTATGTCGATCACTGAAGAGCGTCTTAAAGTAGTAGATTTTACTAATAAATACTATTCAGGTGGCTTACGCTTCATGGGGCGTGTTGGTGAGAAATTCGATCTAGCAAACCTTGAAGGTAAAACAATAGGCGCGCAACGAGCGACTTTGGGCGCTCAATTCTTAGAAGATAATTTCACTGATAAAGCAGACCTGAAATTTTATGATAATCAAGACAATGTTTATCTAGATCTTGAATCTGGTCGCTTAGACATCGTTCTTTCTGATGAATTGCCAACGTACAACTGGTTGAAAACATCGAAAGATGGCGCTAAGTTTGAGTTCAAAGGCGAAGCGTTCATGAAAACTGACAACATTGCCATTGCTATTCGTAAAGACGATAAAAAGTTGAAAGAGCAATTGAATAAAGCACTTGATGCGATTCTAGCAGACGGTACTTACCAGAAAATCAATGCTAAATACTTCCCGTTCTCTATCTACTAA